From the genome of Bacteroidota bacterium:
CGGAGCAGTAAGTAATCCTGAACGGGTTGTAGCGCCGACGAGTGTAAATTTTGGCAGCTTCAGCTGAACATTACGCGCATTCGGTCCCGAGTCGAGAACAATGTCTATAACAAAATCTTCCATCGCGGGGTAGAGGTATTCTTCAACAACAGGATTGAGCCGGTGGATTTCATCGATGAACAACACATCACCCTGATTAAGACTTGTTAGAATTCCCGCCAGGTTATACGGTTTATCTATCGCAGGTCCTGATGTAATTTTTATGTTGCTCCCCATCTCAGCGGCGATGATGTATGCGAGCGTGGTTTTCCCAAGTCCGGGCGGACCTGTTAGTAAAACATGGTCGAGTGTTTCGTTCCGATTTTTTGCAGCGGCGATGAAAACTTTCAAGTTACTAACAATCTTTTCTTGACCATAAAACTCGGTAAACTTAAGCGGGCGCAAGGTTTGGTCAAGTTCAATTTCCCCTTCAAATTGTTCGGGTGATGTAATATCGGATTTACGCATAAATTTGATATCAATTTAAACAGAATAAGTGTGAAATTCAAGAAATTCTCAAGATTCGTGTATTCCCTGAGCTTGATGTGGTTGCCATCTAAATCTTCCACCCGTGCAAACTTTCCCTCGTCGTAGATTTCGATTCCTTTGACAATCGCATCGTGTTTTATTATATCATCTACTCTCAAATTGATTGTGAATACTTGCTATCATATTTAAATAAATGCTTAAGGAAGTGTGGAGCCGCGCGCTCCGTACCATGGGTGAATTTCATAACTTAATCGACCGGCTTTTATTGCAGGGTCGTTGCCGATTAATTGTTTCGCCTCCTCGGCAGTTTCCACGTCGAGTATAAATATACCACTTCAAAAAATAATTGTGTATTATAAACTGTTTTAGAAGTTTTTCGGCCCGTTTATCACACCCCTGTCGAAGTCAGGAGGCCACTGAACTCGATAATTTGGGTGATGCATTGCGGAAAACAGGAGGTAAAAAGTGACCATTAACCTCTCATCAATATCCTTGCAAGTCGAGATTAGTTAGACCCAAATCCTTCGCCCAACGAACTGTTTCTAAATATTCCTCACGGGCTAACCTTCGCGCAATTTCAGGATAGTCGAATGCCTTATACATAGGTCTGTATTGCGACATCAAGTTGATGTACGTATCCTTCGGCAAATTTTCCGAAATCCACACAAGTATCTCTTTCGTCCCGCCAACCCGATTCGGCATCACTAAATGACGTATCATCAAACCTCTGTACATTAAACCATCTTCCGCCGGCTTAGCTACACCCACTTGGTGATGCATTTCGAGTATCGATTCTTTCGTCAGTTCAGGATATGTTGCAGCGCCCGAAGAATATTTCTCAGCCATCTTTCCGTCTGAGTATTTAAAGTCGGGGAGATAAATATCTACGACACCATCTAAATATTTAAGTATCTCTATTTTTTCCCAGCCGCAAGTGTTATAAATAACAGGAAGTTTCAAACCCTTGCCAGCAGCTAAATCTAATGCAAGCAGAATATGCGGTGAGTAATGAGTGGGAGTTACAAAATTAATATTATGGCATCCCTTTCTTTGAAGCGCTATCATCATATCAGCAAATTGCTCTAGAGTCTTCTCTGAACCCATTCCGCCCTGACTGATTTCCCAGTTTATGCAGAACACACATCGCAACCCGCAGTTAGTAAGAAAAATTGTTCCCGAACCGCCATCGCCAACGAGCGATTTTTCCTCCCCGAAATGTGGATGGTATGATGAAATCTCTAATTTTGCAGTTGAGCCACAGAATCCTTCACCCCCCGTTATACGGTTAGCGCCGCATTCCCTCGGACAAAGTTTACAATTTTTCATCGTCAGCCAAAGCTCTTCGCCTCTTTTTTTTAACTCTCCACTTTTGTGCAATTTTATGTAGGCGGGTTCAAACTTATAGACATCATCCACAGCGCGGCAGTTAATCCCAAGTTTAGCATATGCTGTATTGGTTATTGCAAGAATGGCACACGATTTTATAAATTCTCTTCTCGATTGTTTGTTCATTTTATCACACCTCCTATGATTTACAACAATAATCGATGTAAAAAGTGCCGGCTCGAGAAAACTTATTAGTCAGCTCTGAGCCGGTTTTTTTTACTATTAGAAAATACTCTCAACGTATGAGTAGCATCTTTTTAACGATTGTGTAGCTTCCAGCTGTGAGTAGCTCGGTAGAGCTCACGAAGAGTTTGTAGAAGTACACTCCTGAAGATAAATTATCAGCAATAAATTCAACCCACTGGTCTCCAGCGTCTAAATTTTCCCGGTCGAGAAGTGTTGCTACTTCTCGGCCTAACATATCGTAAACTTTCAGAGTAACTAAACCTGCTTCTGGAAGTGAGAAAGAAATATGTGTAGATGGATTGAATGGGTTAGGATAATTTTGATAGAGTGAAATCTTTTCTGGCATTTCATCCTCAATTGAGAAACGCGAATGACGCGCTCCCTTACTAAAAGCTAAAGGGTTGGGATGGATAAAAGGTACTTCATCAACCGAGTGCGTTCCTTTCAGTAAAAACGGAGTCAGACTCAAGGCAATGTATGGTCCATCGAAGGCACGGTTAATTCGACTAACTGCTGAATCGAGTTGAGCGTAAATGACTGGAGACGCTGAGAAATGGTGATAATATGTGAGTATCGAGTCAGCTAAGTAAGTAATCTCACGAATTTTTAAACCGTTACACGGGTCGGTTGGATTACTCAGATCGTTGTACAGTAAATCACCGAGGGCAGTTGTGTCAGTTGGTTCTGTTGCCCCGGAATCATTCG
Proteins encoded in this window:
- a CDS encoding radical SAM protein — protein: MNKQSRREFIKSCAILAITNTAYAKLGINCRAVDDVYKFEPAYIKLHKSGELKKRGEELWLTMKNCKLCPRECGANRITGGEGFCGSTAKLEISSYHPHFGEEKSLVGDGGSGTIFLTNCGLRCVFCINWEISQGGMGSEKTLEQFADMMIALQRKGCHNINFVTPTHYSPHILLALDLAAGKGLKLPVIYNTCGWEKIEILKYLDGVVDIYLPDFKYSDGKMAEKYSSGAATYPELTKESILEMHHQVGVAKPAEDGLMYRGLMIRHLVMPNRVGGTKEILVWISENLPKDTYINLMSQYRPMYKAFDYPEIARRLAREEYLETVRWAKDLGLTNLDLQGY